From Oscillatoria sp. FACHB-1407, a single genomic window includes:
- a CDS encoding DUF2087 domain-containing protein, giving the protein MIDFTPLKPYLDEQGRLKEWPSKRNRSKVQTLALWYLAEKFTSGVAYTEKEVNSLLNQHHTFNDPALLRRELFEKGLIQRKLNGSAYWLPPEEPSQLNSLV; this is encoded by the coding sequence GTGATTGATTTCACGCCACTTAAACCTTATTTAGATGAGCAAGGGCGACTTAAAGAATGGCCCTCAAAACGAAATCGCAGCAAAGTTCAAACGCTTGCTTTGTGGTATTTGGCAGAGAAATTTACCTCAGGGGTGGCTTACACAGAAAAAGAGGTCAACAGTCTGTTAAATCAGCATCACACGTTTAATGACCCTGCACTGTTGCGTCGAGAACTGTTTGAAAAGGGGTTGATTCAGCGCAAGCTGAATGGCTCTGCCTACTGGTTGCCTCCCGAAGAGCCATCCCAACTCAATTCTCTCGTCTAA
- a CDS encoding ABC transporter permease, which translates to MVHKLITLILQLWEGLLPNSVLPKSANPFGGFARDTTLSDGQQNRAARSQRLAWMAWVVSPDVLAPVSVGLLVLVIWQVAVWVTGIPPYLLPGPLLVLQTLIQEWGSLFPSLLITLKITVVAFIAAIASGLLTSVLFTQSKWIERSFFPYAVILQTTPIVAIAPLIILWVRQVVPGESSTFVSLVICAWIVAFFPILSNTTLGLNSADHNLLNLFQLYKASRWQTLLYLRLPSALPYFLGGLRISGGLALIGAVVAEFVAGTGGNQSGIAYQILMSSFNLQIPRMFAALLMTTALGVAIFVVLTLLSDFLLRHWHESAVRREN; encoded by the coding sequence ATGGTGCACAAACTGATCACTCTGATTTTGCAACTGTGGGAAGGGCTTTTGCCCAATTCAGTTCTTCCCAAAAGTGCCAATCCATTTGGAGGGTTTGCCCGTGACACAACGTTGTCAGACGGGCAACAGAACAGGGCAGCGCGATCGCAAAGACTCGCCTGGATGGCGTGGGTGGTATCACCGGATGTGCTGGCACCTGTCAGCGTCGGGCTGTTGGTACTGGTCATTTGGCAAGTTGCTGTTTGGGTAACGGGCATTCCACCCTATCTGCTGCCGGGTCCGCTCCTGGTGCTGCAAACGCTCATTCAGGAGTGGGGTAGCCTGTTTCCCTCATTGCTGATCACACTCAAAATCACAGTAGTTGCCTTTATTGCAGCGATCGCCTCCGGTTTATTAACTTCTGTGTTGTTTACCCAAAGCAAATGGATTGAGCGCAGTTTCTTTCCCTACGCCGTAATTTTGCAGACCACCCCAATTGTGGCGATCGCCCCTCTGATCATTCTCTGGGTCAGGCAAGTTGTGCCCGGAGAGAGTTCAACCTTTGTGTCTCTGGTGATCTGCGCCTGGATCGTGGCGTTCTTCCCAATTCTGTCTAACACCACATTAGGATTAAACAGTGCCGACCACAATCTGCTGAACCTGTTTCAGCTCTACAAAGCGTCCCGCTGGCAAACGTTGCTCTATCTGCGGTTACCCAGTGCATTGCCCTATTTTTTGGGAGGGCTACGGATCAGCGGTGGATTAGCGTTAATCGGGGCAGTTGTGGCAGAGTTTGTTGCAGGCACTGGTGGGAACCAGTCTGGGATTGCTTACCAAATTCTGATGTCCAGTTTTAACCTGCAAATTCCTCGGATGTTTGCGGCTCTGCTAATGACAACAGCGTTGGGAGTCGCCATTTTTGTAGTGTTGACTCTGCTGTCTGATTTCCTGTTGCGGCATTGGCATGAAAGTGCTGTTAGACGAGAGAATTGA
- a CDS encoding SagB/ThcOx family dehydrogenase: MPELQSSIAYHYHERTKYDPETLAGKAYAPDWNNPPVPFKEYKLGIPFDLKPYMTGSADISGVEGQYWRRLSRFLFCSYGLTLRMMTLSGEPIYLRSAPSAGGLYPAEIYLISRGTPLLPAGLYHYQPQTHSLLYFWESEVWESLQNACFWNSTLDNTQIAVVVTAIFFRSAWRYQDRAYRRIFLDSGHLLGNIELAAAINDYRPHLIGGFADEAVNELLYLDSEQEGAIAVIPLADRLQIRENLPLAATALPSATQTTYPRIADGELLLYLHQATQIPKNRSFSKQDLLKLAPPDEQLVEDKYNFPFCLKVPTSSKAIRWGDDLTDLEKTILKRRSTRAYTGDNLTLDELRFLLDFTYHPHHYVDQGLDPTPDYFDLNLIQTFIAISGVEGLEEGCYYYAPKAQELRQIRFKNFRRELHRLCLGQNLGRDAGAVVFHTADLKLAVEQYGDRVYRYLHMDAGHLGQRLNLAAIHLELGVSGIGGFFDDQVNEVLGIPADEAVLYITTLGRPG, from the coding sequence ATGCCTGAACTTCAAAGTTCCATTGCTTACCACTACCACGAGCGCACTAAGTACGATCCGGAGACGCTCGCAGGAAAAGCATACGCGCCAGATTGGAATAATCCACCGGTGCCATTTAAGGAATACAAACTGGGGATTCCCTTTGACCTGAAGCCTTATATGACAGGCAGTGCTGATATTTCAGGGGTAGAGGGGCAATATTGGAGGCGTTTATCTCGCTTTTTATTTTGTAGCTACGGGCTGACTCTGAGAATGATGACTCTGAGCGGAGAGCCAATCTATTTGAGGTCGGCTCCATCGGCGGGTGGGCTTTATCCGGCTGAAATTTATTTAATCTCTCGTGGCACTCCTCTACTCCCTGCTGGGTTGTATCACTATCAACCGCAAACTCACTCATTACTTTATTTTTGGGAAAGTGAAGTGTGGGAGAGTTTGCAAAATGCTTGCTTTTGGAATTCCACCCTGGATAACACGCAAATTGCAGTGGTTGTGACAGCCATTTTCTTTCGTTCAGCATGGCGGTATCAAGATCGGGCTTATCGCCGAATTTTTCTAGACTCTGGGCATTTGTTAGGGAATATTGAACTGGCAGCAGCAATCAACGACTATCGACCTCACTTAATTGGTGGGTTTGCTGATGAAGCAGTGAATGAGTTGCTGTATTTGGATTCTGAGCAGGAGGGGGCGATCGCCGTGATTCCCCTTGCTGATCGCCTGCAAATCCGAGAGAACCTGCCGCTAGCAGCAACGGCTCTGCCCTCAGCGACTCAAACAACCTACCCCCGGATTGCCGATGGAGAACTGCTGCTCTATTTGCATCAAGCCACTCAAATTCCCAAAAATCGGTCTTTCTCTAAACAGGATTTGCTTAAGTTAGCCCCACCGGATGAGCAATTGGTTGAGGATAAATACAATTTCCCGTTTTGTTTGAAGGTGCCGACGAGCAGTAAGGCGATTCGGTGGGGAGACGATCTGACCGACCTGGAGAAAACGATTCTCAAGCGGCGATCGACTCGTGCTTACACTGGAGATAACTTGACGCTGGATGAACTCCGGTTCTTACTCGACTTTACCTATCATCCCCATCATTACGTTGATCAGGGACTAGATCCTACCCCTGACTACTTTGACCTTAATCTGATTCAAACGTTTATTGCGATTTCGGGAGTTGAGGGGTTGGAGGAAGGTTGTTATTACTACGCGCCTAAAGCTCAAGAGCTAAGACAAATTCGCTTTAAAAACTTTCGGCGAGAGTTACATCGCCTCTGCCTGGGGCAAAATTTGGGACGCGATGCCGGAGCAGTTGTGTTTCATACGGCTGACTTGAAATTGGCAGTTGAGCAGTATGGCGATCGCGTCTACCGCTATCTCCATATGGATGCTGGGCATTTGGGGCAACGGTTAAACCTGGCAGCGATTCACCTGGAATTGGGAGTCAGTGGCATTGGGGGCTTCTTCGATGACCAGGTCAACGAAGTGTTGGGCATTCCGGCTGATGAAGCGGTGCTGTATATCACGACGTTGGGAAGACCGGGATAA
- a CDS encoding AbrB family transcriptional regulator yields the protein MTDTATQPLTGKALLQKVKELSHLPRREKARRCGYYTVGKNNQTRVNLADFFEALLAAKGTSLSAESPKDGRGREPTYRVSVHKNGQIVIGATYTEKMGLKPGDEFEIKLGYKHIHLIQVDSDRKSDLNGSVDDFDDEDFEDDEDDEDE from the coding sequence ATGACTGACACAGCAACGCAGCCGCTTACAGGAAAAGCACTACTGCAAAAAGTCAAAGAACTTTCACACTTACCGCGACGAGAAAAAGCCAGGCGTTGCGGGTATTACACAGTTGGAAAAAATAATCAAACCCGCGTCAATCTAGCAGATTTCTTTGAGGCATTGCTAGCAGCTAAGGGTACATCTCTGAGCGCAGAAAGCCCCAAAGATGGTAGAGGTCGAGAACCCACCTATCGGGTTAGTGTTCATAAAAATGGGCAAATCGTTATTGGTGCGACTTACACTGAAAAGATGGGGTTGAAACCGGGGGATGAATTTGAAATTAAGCTGGGCTATAAGCATATCCATCTGATTCAAGTTGATAGCGATCGCAAGAGTGACCTGAATGGCTCGGTTGATGACTTTGACGACGAAGACTTTGAGGATGATGAAGATGACGAGGATGAATAA
- a CDS encoding PPC domain-containing protein, whose amino-acid sequence MRKSLIARLSLPLLAPATALTIGMTSFGADVQAQMYNPVRLPSSNEITDTLTDKDIPTGFGGFARDYIVSFQEGDQVVMDLTSDQFDTIITLIAPDGSTVGENDDGPDGTTNSLLFARITTAGNYIVRVRPYGGQGTGSFTLKVTRLRPA is encoded by the coding sequence ATGCGTAAATCCCTAATCGCTAGACTCAGCCTTCCTCTACTTGCCCCAGCGACTGCTTTAACCATTGGCATGACTAGCTTTGGAGCTGACGTACAGGCTCAAATGTATAACCCCGTTCGGTTGCCTTCGAGTAATGAAATTACCGACACCCTAACGGATAAAGATATTCCTACTGGATTTGGAGGATTTGCTCGCGACTATATCGTCAGTTTCCAGGAAGGCGACCAGGTCGTTATGGATCTTACCTCAGACCAGTTTGACACCATCATCACCCTCATTGCTCCTGATGGCTCAACTGTCGGTGAAAACGATGATGGTCCAGATGGCACGACAAACTCATTACTATTCGCTCGTATCACCACTGCTGGAAACTACATCGTGCGGGTTAGACCCTATGGTGGGCAAGGCACAGGCAGTTTTACGCTGAAAGTGACCCGCTTGCGTCCCGCTTAA
- a CDS encoding ABC transporter substrate-binding protein, translating to MSYRHNSRGISWINRRKFLQYGAIALGTGIATACTANQPAAEQSPAAESSAASPSPTGELTKITYGTNWYAQAEHGGFYQAVATGIYEEYGLDVTIQMGGPQVNGTQLLMGGAIDFFMGYASDAIKSIEEGIPKVTVAAIFQKDPQILMAHPDTADSLEDLKERPIFISQAANVTYWPFLRAKYGFTDAQKRPYNFNPGPFLADKMAAQQGYLSSEPLAIRKEGGFDPVVFLLADFGYNPYSTTIECKRELIETNPDLVQRFVDASIKGWYSYLHGDPAPANALIKQANPEMTDEQIAYGIEKMKEYGIAESGEALELGIGAMTDERWKSFFDTMAAEGVFKKETDYTQAYTLQFVNKGVDAYKA from the coding sequence ATGAGTTACCGACATAATTCACGAGGAATTTCTTGGATCAATCGTCGTAAGTTTTTGCAATATGGGGCGATCGCTCTAGGCACCGGGATTGCCACTGCCTGCACAGCAAATCAGCCAGCAGCAGAACAGTCCCCAGCGGCTGAAAGCTCTGCGGCAAGCCCGTCTCCTACTGGAGAACTGACTAAAATCACCTACGGCACGAATTGGTACGCTCAGGCAGAACATGGCGGCTTTTACCAGGCGGTTGCCACAGGTATTTACGAAGAATACGGCTTAGATGTCACCATTCAGATGGGCGGTCCTCAAGTCAACGGGACACAACTTCTCATGGGTGGGGCGATCGACTTTTTTATGGGCTATGCCTCCGATGCCATCAAATCCATTGAGGAAGGCATCCCCAAGGTCACCGTTGCAGCCATCTTCCAAAAAGACCCGCAGATTCTCATGGCTCACCCTGACACAGCAGACTCTTTGGAAGACTTGAAGGAAAGACCCATCTTCATTTCGCAAGCGGCAAACGTTACCTACTGGCCCTTCTTGCGAGCAAAATATGGCTTTACAGACGCTCAAAAACGTCCGTATAACTTCAACCCGGGTCCCTTTTTGGCTGACAAAATGGCAGCACAACAAGGTTATCTCAGCTCTGAGCCCCTGGCAATTCGCAAAGAAGGTGGGTTTGACCCAGTCGTTTTTCTGTTAGCAGACTTTGGCTATAACCCTTACTCCACAACGATCGAGTGCAAGCGCGAACTGATTGAAACGAACCCCGATCTGGTACAGCGATTTGTTGATGCGTCGATCAAAGGCTGGTATAGCTATCTCCATGGTGATCCGGCACCAGCCAATGCGTTGATTAAACAGGCCAACCCAGAAATGACCGACGAGCAAATTGCTTACGGTATCGAGAAAATGAAGGAATACGGCATTGCAGAATCGGGTGAAGCACTGGAATTAGGAATCGGGGCAATGACCGACGAGCGATGGAAGTCCTTCTTTGACACCATGGCGGCGGAAGGCGTGTTCAAAAAAGAGACTGACTACACTCAGGCGTATACCCTGCAATTCGTCAATAAAGGCGTAGATGCTTACAAAGCATAA
- a CDS encoding cytosine deaminase — translation MMHLNFTHLRTNHYWLTNAHVPYPLLVGYNLHQEHELAHVDLEIQQGTITQIRPHGTPIADDVPAVNLNRGQVWSGFVDMHTHLDKGHIWQRSPNRSGTFQEALQLIHSDSEKNWDAEDVYRRMEFGLKCSYAHGTTAIRTHIDSAGNQGNISFRVFKTLQAEWSDRLTLQAVCLVPIDYFQTPEGEKLADLVAETGGILGAVLFMNDNLDAQIDRVFQLAAERQLKLDFHTDESGNPNDITLRRVAHAVLRHNFGSQVVCGHCCSLAVQSSDDMFKTLEAVKQANIGIVSLPMCNLYLQDRNQDASQHFAPLSPPVKRFPTQTPRWRGITLIHELKHAGVPVAVASDNCRDPFYGYGDHDVLEVFTQATRIAHFDAPLSDWCRTVTTIPADLMGLPTVGRIGVGLPADLVLFKARYFSELLARPQSDRVVLRSGQPIDTTLPDYSELDDLLIR, via the coding sequence ATGATGCATCTCAACTTCACCCATTTGAGGACTAATCACTATTGGCTCACGAACGCCCATGTTCCTTACCCGTTGCTAGTGGGGTACAACCTGCATCAGGAGCATGAACTAGCCCATGTTGACCTGGAAATCCAGCAGGGAACGATTACCCAAATTCGTCCGCATGGCACCCCGATCGCAGACGATGTACCTGCTGTCAACCTGAATCGCGGTCAGGTTTGGAGCGGTTTTGTCGATATGCATACCCACCTCGACAAGGGACACATCTGGCAGCGATCGCCCAATCGGAGCGGCACTTTTCAGGAGGCGTTGCAACTCATACACTCAGATAGCGAGAAAAATTGGGATGCCGAAGATGTTTATCGGCGGATGGAGTTTGGGTTGAAATGCAGCTATGCCCATGGCACAACCGCTATTCGCACCCACATTGACTCAGCGGGCAACCAAGGAAATATTAGCTTTCGCGTGTTTAAGACACTCCAGGCAGAGTGGAGCGATCGCCTGACGCTTCAGGCAGTTTGTCTTGTGCCGATCGACTACTTTCAGACTCCAGAGGGAGAAAAGCTAGCCGATCTCGTCGCTGAGACTGGTGGCATTCTAGGCGCAGTTCTCTTTATGAACGACAATCTAGATGCCCAGATTGATCGAGTTTTTCAACTGGCAGCCGAGCGGCAACTCAAATTGGATTTTCACACCGATGAGAGTGGCAATCCCAACGACATAACCCTGCGTCGAGTCGCTCACGCTGTGCTTCGGCACAATTTTGGCAGTCAAGTTGTCTGCGGTCACTGTTGCAGTCTGGCAGTGCAATCGTCAGATGATATGTTTAAAACCTTAGAAGCGGTTAAACAAGCCAACATTGGGATTGTGAGTTTGCCCATGTGCAACCTCTATTTACAGGATCGGAATCAGGATGCTTCCCAGCACTTCGCTCCGTTATCGCCCCCGGTTAAACGCTTTCCTACCCAAACCCCTCGCTGGCGCGGCATCACTTTGATTCATGAACTCAAACATGCGGGCGTGCCCGTAGCAGTCGCGAGCGACAATTGCCGAGATCCCTTCTATGGTTATGGTGACCATGATGTTTTAGAGGTGTTTACCCAGGCAACTCGGATTGCTCACTTTGATGCCCCCTTATCTGATTGGTGCCGGACTGTGACGACCATTCCAGCGGATTTAATGGGCTTACCGACTGTGGGGCGCATCGGTGTGGGGTTGCCTGCGGATCTGGTGCTGTTTAAGGCACGTTATTTTAGCGAGTTGCTTGCTCGTCCTCAGAGCGATCGCGTTGTTTTGCGCTCTGGTCAACCGATTGATACCACCCTGCCAGACTACTCGGAGTTGGACGATCTCCTCATCCGATAG
- the gmk gene encoding guanylate kinase: MGLGRLIVLTGPSGVGKGTLMRSLLRRHPELYFSVSVTTRSPRPGEINGKHYYFTSREDFERMVAQGELLEWAEFAGNCYGTPRQAVEQHIRKGEWVVLEIELQGARQIRQNFPEAFQIFILPPSLTELEFRLRGRGQDSEEAIARRLNHAKAEIAAADEFDIQIVNDDLDKALEQIEMALFATAGVA; the protein is encoded by the coding sequence ATGGGACTCGGTAGGCTGATTGTATTAACTGGACCTAGCGGAGTTGGAAAAGGCACATTGATGCGATCGCTTCTACGTCGTCATCCTGAGCTATATTTCTCAGTCTCCGTCACCACACGATCGCCCCGCCCGGGTGAAATCAACGGCAAACACTACTACTTCACCAGTCGAGAAGACTTTGAACGCATGGTCGCTCAGGGAGAGTTGCTAGAGTGGGCAGAGTTTGCAGGCAACTGCTATGGCACTCCCCGTCAAGCCGTTGAACAGCATATTCGCAAAGGCGAATGGGTCGTTTTGGAGATCGAACTACAAGGGGCACGCCAAATCCGGCAAAACTTTCCAGAAGCATTCCAGATCTTCATCCTGCCTCCCTCCTTGACCGAGTTAGAGTTTCGCCTGCGGGGGCGAGGACAGGATTCTGAAGAAGCGATCGCCCGTCGGCTCAATCATGCTAAAGCTGAAATTGCTGCCGCTGATGAATTTGACATTCAAATCGTCAACGACGATCTCGACAAAGCTCTAGAGCAAATCGAGATGGCATTGTTTGCAACCGCAGGAGTTGCGTAG
- the remA gene encoding extracellular matrix/biofilm regulator RemA, with the protein MDIKLINIGFGNIVSANRVIAIVSPESAPIKRIISDARDRAQLVDATYGRRTRAVIITDSGHVILSAIQPETVANRFMSSRETAEE; encoded by the coding sequence ATGGACATCAAGCTGATCAATATTGGTTTTGGCAACATTGTCTCTGCTAACCGAGTCATTGCCATCGTTAGCCCAGAATCTGCGCCGATTAAACGAATTATCAGTGATGCTCGCGATCGCGCCCAGCTAGTTGATGCGACCTATGGTCGTCGTACCAGAGCCGTCATTATCACAGACTCAGGGCATGTCATTCTCTCCGCCATTCAACCCGAAACCGTCGCTAATCGCTTTATGTCCAGTCGAGAGACAGCAGAAGAGTAA
- a CDS encoding ABC transporter ATP-binding protein, which produces MNLAPAFTLTDVSKVYSNGTVALRDLNLTVGEGQFVSLVGPSGCGKSTVLRMIAGLGSMSSGSIQWGSSSPRKLAFVFQEAALMPWASVYDNVRLPLKLAGMSKPASEAAVAEAIRLVDLRGFEGAYPRELSGGMKMRVSIARALVTKPEILLMDEPFGALDEMTRSKLNSDLLDLWSDKQWTVVFVTHNIYEAVYLSNRVIVMAARPGRVVADVAIAAPYPRTEEFRTSPLFNEYCRDISHTLAQAANQPLMASANGKNLFNSVL; this is translated from the coding sequence ATGAATCTTGCTCCAGCATTTACGCTGACAGATGTCAGTAAGGTCTACTCCAACGGCACGGTTGCTCTGCGAGACTTGAATCTAACCGTTGGTGAGGGTCAGTTTGTTAGCCTTGTTGGTCCCTCTGGTTGTGGCAAAAGTACCGTTCTACGAATGATTGCTGGTCTGGGCAGCATGAGTTCGGGGTCAATTCAGTGGGGGAGTAGCTCCCCCCGCAAATTGGCGTTTGTCTTTCAAGAGGCGGCATTGATGCCCTGGGCATCGGTTTATGACAATGTGCGGTTGCCTTTGAAATTGGCAGGGATGTCAAAGCCTGCCTCTGAAGCGGCGGTAGCCGAGGCAATTCGTCTGGTGGACCTGCGAGGTTTTGAAGGGGCTTATCCCCGAGAGCTGTCGGGTGGGATGAAAATGCGAGTTTCCATTGCACGGGCATTGGTGACAAAGCCTGAAATTTTGCTCATGGACGAACCGTTTGGTGCCCTTGATGAGATGACCCGTAGCAAACTCAACAGCGATTTGCTGGATTTGTGGAGCGACAAACAGTGGACGGTTGTGTTTGTCACTCACAATATTTATGAGGCGGTTTACCTGTCGAATCGAGTGATTGTAATGGCAGCTCGTCCGGGACGGGTGGTTGCAGATGTGGCGATCGCCGCTCCCTATCCTCGTACCGAAGAGTTCCGAACGTCTCCCCTGTTCAATGAATATTGCCGGGATATTTCCCATACTCTGGCACAGGCAGCAAACCAACCTTTGATGGCATCCGCAAACGGCAAGAACCTATTCAACTCAGTGTTATAA
- the gshB gene encoding glutathione synthase, which translates to MKFAFIIDPIHKLDPGHDTSVAMMEAAQELGHEIWITEAHQLSVIAGKAWAVLQLVQLKPVQLVEGRWVAEPTWYTVGDRLLMPLEEMDAVFMRTDPPVTIPYLYATYILDYVNPNKTLVINSPAGLRAANEKMYALQFTGAIPETIVTQDKQVIREFVEQHGAAVLKPLGGKAGEGILYLEPSDRNFNSLIEISTQQHRYPIMVQAYLPAAKDGDKRVILLDGEPIGAVNRIPTGKEFRGNMAVGGRVAEVEITERDRQICTQLAPTLKRDGLIFVGIDIIGGYLTEVNVTSPTGIREIDRLSGVRLGQQVVQWIEKTRAQEK; encoded by the coding sequence GTGAAATTTGCCTTCATTATTGACCCGATTCACAAGCTTGATCCGGGGCACGATACCAGTGTGGCGATGATGGAAGCCGCACAGGAACTAGGACACGAGATTTGGATTACAGAAGCCCATCAGTTGAGTGTGATCGCAGGCAAGGCATGGGCAGTGTTGCAACTTGTGCAATTGAAGCCAGTGCAACTGGTTGAGGGTCGCTGGGTCGCAGAGCCAACCTGGTATACAGTGGGCGATCGCCTGTTGATGCCACTAGAGGAGATGGATGCGGTCTTCATGCGGACTGACCCACCTGTCACCATTCCCTACCTCTACGCCACCTACATCCTCGATTACGTCAACCCCAACAAAACTCTGGTAATCAACTCGCCTGCGGGGTTGCGTGCTGCCAACGAAAAAATGTATGCGCTGCAATTTACGGGAGCAATTCCAGAAACCATCGTCACGCAGGATAAACAGGTCATCCGCGAGTTTGTCGAACAACATGGAGCGGCAGTCCTTAAACCTCTAGGTGGTAAAGCAGGAGAGGGCATTTTGTATTTGGAGCCGAGCGATCGCAACTTCAATTCGCTCATTGAAATCAGCACCCAACAGCATCGCTATCCCATCATGGTGCAGGCTTACCTGCCTGCGGCTAAAGATGGCGATAAACGGGTGATCTTATTGGATGGAGAACCCATCGGAGCCGTGAATCGCATTCCAACTGGAAAGGAGTTTCGCGGCAACATGGCAGTTGGCGGACGGGTAGCTGAGGTAGAGATTACTGAACGCGATCGCCAGATTTGCACTCAACTTGCCCCCACTCTCAAACGCGATGGCTTGATCTTTGTCGGCATCGATATCATTGGCGGCTACCTGACCGAGGTCAACGTCACAAGCCCCACCGGAATCCGTGAAATCGATCGCCTTAGTGGTGTGCGCCTGGGGCAGCAGGTCGTACAGTGGATTGAGAAAACAAGAGCACAAGAAAAATGA
- the grxC gene encoding glutaredoxin 3, whose translation MSANVEIYTWSRCPFCIRAKALLNQKGVEFTEYCIDGDEVARAKMSERAHGRRSLPQIFIDDQHIGGCDDLHLLDAQGKLDPLLQA comes from the coding sequence ATGAGCGCAAACGTTGAGATTTACACCTGGAGCCGCTGTCCCTTTTGCATTCGAGCAAAAGCATTGCTAAACCAAAAAGGGGTCGAGTTCACAGAGTATTGTATTGATGGGGATGAGGTGGCGCGTGCCAAGATGTCAGAACGGGCACATGGACGGCGATCGCTCCCTCAGATCTTCATTGACGATCAACACATTGGCGGGTGTGACGATTTGCATTTACTAGATGCGCAAGGAAAGCTAGATCCGCTACTACAGGCTTAA
- a CDS encoding 2,3-bisphosphoglycerate-dependent phosphoglycerate mutase, with protein MATLILVRHGQSTWNASNRFTGWVDVPLNHVGREQAIAAAQKISVYPVKVAFTSLLMRAMETAAICLTEGGGVLSGKSPVFKHDADDPDWHGWDLYDGDHSQEIPIFPVQALDERNYGQLQGFNKEEMALKVGAEKVHQWRRSYSTRPPGGESLEDTVARTVPFFRDRILTHLMAGESVLVAAHGNSLRAVIMHLDQLTPDQVVNLELATGVPIVYEIDPQGNVTDKTILT; from the coding sequence ATGGCAACGCTCATTCTAGTTCGTCACGGTCAAAGCACCTGGAACGCTTCCAATCGTTTCACAGGATGGGTCGATGTTCCTCTAAACCATGTTGGGCGAGAACAGGCGATCGCCGCTGCTCAAAAAATCAGTGTTTACCCCGTCAAAGTGGCTTTTACCAGTCTATTGATGCGGGCGATGGAAACCGCTGCCATTTGTCTCACTGAGGGAGGTGGGGTGCTGAGCGGCAAAAGCCCTGTGTTTAAGCATGATGCCGATGATCCTGACTGGCATGGATGGGATCTCTATGACGGCGACCACAGCCAGGAGATCCCAATCTTTCCAGTGCAGGCGTTAGATGAGCGCAACTATGGCCAGTTGCAAGGCTTTAACAAAGAAGAAATGGCCTTGAAAGTTGGGGCTGAAAAGGTGCATCAGTGGCGGCGATCGTACTCAACTCGCCCACCGGGAGGTGAGAGTCTGGAAGACACCGTGGCGCGAACTGTTCCCTTCTTTCGCGATCGCATCCTGACCCATTTGATGGCAGGAGAAAGCGTGCTGGTTGCTGCTCATGGCAATTCCCTCCGAGCCGTCATCATGCATCTCGATCAACTGACTCCTGATCAGGTCGTCAATCTAGAACTGGCAACAGGTGTACCAATTGTCTACGAGATCGATCCTCAAGGAAACGTGACCGATAAAACAATCTTGACGTGA